Proteins from one Thioflavicoccus mobilis 8321 genomic window:
- a CDS encoding ABC transporter ATP-binding protein: MDTIIEARDLVRTHPGVKAVDGISFRVERGQCFGLLGPNGAGKTTTLEMLEGIQRPSSGTILYEGRPLDQGYRQAIGIQFQATALQDFQTVRESLRMFASLYQRTADQAELIALCNLAEILDRDTRRLSGGQRQRLLLAIALVNDPALVFLDEPTTGLDPQSRRNFWGLIETVRRRGKTVLLTTHYMEEAQRLCDEIAIVDHGRIIAQGRPQTLVRQHFPAAVIRLPAEAWPLDEPLPAGVEPSDGTLELYADEVPPLLEYLERIGANLNELKVQTPNLEDLFLKLTGHTLRA, from the coding sequence TTGGACACCATCATCGAAGCCCGCGACCTGGTGCGGACCCATCCGGGCGTGAAGGCCGTCGACGGCATCAGCTTTCGGGTCGAGCGTGGCCAGTGCTTCGGCCTGCTCGGTCCAAACGGCGCGGGCAAGACGACGACCCTGGAGATGCTCGAGGGCATCCAACGACCCTCGTCGGGAACCATCCTCTACGAGGGCCGCCCGCTCGACCAGGGCTACCGCCAGGCGATCGGCATTCAGTTCCAGGCCACGGCGTTGCAGGATTTCCAAACGGTGCGCGAATCGCTGCGGATGTTCGCGAGTCTCTACCAGCGCACTGCCGATCAAGCCGAACTGATCGCGCTGTGCAACCTCGCCGAGATCCTCGACCGCGACACCCGCCGCCTCTCCGGCGGCCAACGCCAGCGGCTACTACTCGCGATCGCGCTGGTCAACGACCCCGCCCTGGTCTTCCTCGACGAGCCGACGACCGGCCTCGATCCGCAGTCGCGGCGCAACTTCTGGGGCCTGATCGAGACGGTGCGCCGGCGCGGCAAGACCGTCCTGCTGACGACCCACTACATGGAGGAGGCCCAGCGCCTCTGCGACGAGATCGCCATCGTCGACCACGGCCGGATCATCGCCCAGGGCCGCCCCCAGACGCTCGTCCGCCAGCACTTCCCGGCCGCCGTCATCCGCCTGCCGGCCGAGGCCTGGCCGCTCGACGAACCCCTGCCGGCGGGCGTCGAACCAAGCGACGGCACCCTCGAGCTCTACGCCGACGAGGTCCCACCGCTCCTCGAATACCTCGAACGCATCGGCGCCAACCTCAACGAGCTCAAGGTGCAGACGCCAAACCTCGAGGACCTGTTCCTGAAGCTCACCGGTCATACGCTGAGGGCCTGA
- a CDS encoding ABC transporter permease, with product MWRRIFAIFIARNREFYRDTAGLAWNILMPIMMVLGFAFIFHGEPGDLVKVGVVTADGDLRSARSPFLGLQHIRFVPLADPAAAIVKVERHQLDLLLDLRAAPGYWVNVNSANGYIAERLLQGAYGTAGNAPQRRPLTGEALRYADWVVPGILAMNVMFSSLWGVGWVVVRYRKNGVLRRLKATPLRPLEFLSAQVLSRLVVVLGASLAVFIGAEALLDVPMRGSYLALALVYAAGALCMISLGLVVAARLRTEELADGILNLISWPMLLLSGVWFSLDGTSPAAQAVSQLLPLTHLVEAARQIMIDGAGVLEVLPQIAGLAALALALLAIAARLFRWE from the coding sequence ATGTGGCGCCGCATCTTCGCAATCTTCATCGCACGCAACCGCGAGTTCTACCGCGACACGGCCGGGCTCGCCTGGAACATCCTGATGCCGATCATGATGGTGCTCGGCTTCGCCTTCATCTTCCATGGCGAACCGGGCGATCTCGTGAAGGTCGGCGTGGTGACCGCCGACGGCGACCTGCGCAGCGCCCGCTCCCCATTCCTCGGGCTGCAGCACATCCGCTTCGTCCCACTCGCCGACCCGGCCGCCGCCATCGTCAAAGTCGAGCGTCACCAGCTCGACCTGCTGCTCGACCTGCGCGCCGCGCCAGGCTACTGGGTCAATGTCAACTCGGCCAACGGCTACATCGCCGAACGTCTTCTTCAAGGCGCCTATGGCACAGCCGGAAACGCACCGCAGCGCCGCCCGTTGACGGGTGAGGCGCTGCGCTACGCCGATTGGGTCGTGCCCGGAATACTCGCGATGAACGTCATGTTCAGCAGCTTATGGGGGGTCGGCTGGGTCGTCGTACGCTATCGCAAGAACGGTGTCCTGCGCCGACTCAAGGCAACGCCACTGCGCCCACTGGAGTTCCTGAGCGCCCAGGTGCTCTCGCGGCTCGTCGTCGTACTCGGGGCGAGCCTCGCCGTCTTCATCGGCGCCGAGGCACTGCTGGACGTCCCGATGCGTGGTTCCTACCTCGCGCTCGCCCTTGTCTATGCGGCCGGGGCCCTGTGCATGATCAGCCTGGGCTTGGTCGTCGCCGCACGGCTGCGCACCGAGGAGCTCGCCGACGGGATTCTGAACCTGATCTCCTGGCCGATGCTGCTGCTCTCAGGGGTCTGGTTTTCGCTCGACGGCACCAGCCCAGCCGCCCAGGCCGTTTCCCAGTTGCTGCCGCTGACCCACCTGGTCGAGGCGGCACGGCAGATCATGATCGACGGCGCCGGGGTACTGGAAGTCCTGCCCCAGATCGCCGGCCTCGCCGCCCTCGCCTTGGCCCTGCTCGCGATCGCAGCGCGGCTGTTCCGGTGGGAATGA
- a CDS encoding HesA/MoeB/ThiF family protein, with translation MTDEQLLRYARQILLPGFGYEGQQRLLDARVLVVGLGGLGSPVAMYLAAAGLGRLVLADADVVDLSNLQRQILHTTDRVGLAKVDSARRTLAALNPDVRIEGVEERLSAANLPALLDGVDLVVDGSDNFATRFAVNAACFAAGVPLVSGAAIRGEGQVAVFSGRRGGPCYDCLYPRDGREEETCAANGVLAPLVGIIGSIQASEALKVLTGLGEPLFGRLLLVDALTMDCRRLTLSPDPHCPVCAARG, from the coding sequence ATGACCGACGAGCAACTGCTGCGCTATGCCCGCCAGATCCTGCTGCCGGGGTTCGGCTACGAGGGACAGCAGCGCCTGCTCGACGCACGCGTCCTCGTCGTCGGCCTTGGCGGGCTGGGTTCACCGGTCGCGATGTACCTGGCCGCCGCCGGCCTCGGCCGCCTGGTCCTCGCCGACGCCGATGTCGTCGACCTCTCCAATCTCCAGCGCCAGATCCTGCACACCACCGACCGGGTCGGCCTCGCCAAGGTCGACTCGGCGCGCCGCACGCTGGCGGCGCTCAACCCCGACGTGCGCATCGAGGGTGTCGAGGAACGTCTGAGCGCGGCCAACCTCCCCGCGCTGCTCGATGGCGTCGACCTGGTCGTGGACGGCAGCGACAATTTCGCGACCCGCTTCGCCGTCAACGCTGCCTGCTTCGCGGCCGGGGTGCCGCTCGTCTCGGGTGCAGCGATCCGCGGCGAGGGGCAGGTCGCCGTCTTCTCCGGGCGGCGCGGTGGCCCCTGCTACGACTGCCTCTATCCCCGCGATGGGCGTGAGGAGGAGACCTGCGCGGCCAACGGCGTCCTGGCGCCGCTTGTCGGCATCATCGGCAGCATCCAGGCGAGCGAGGCGCTCAAGGTCTTGACGGGCCTCGGTGAGCCCCTGTTCGGTCGGCTGTTGCTCGTCGATGCGCTGACGATGGATTGTCGCCGCCTGACCCTCAGCCCCGATCCGCACTGTCCGGTGTGTGCGGCCCGCGGCTGA
- the prmC gene encoding peptide chain release factor N(5)-glutamine methyltransferase, whose translation MAATIGHAVAQGIARLGHLPDVDPRLEAELLLGLAAQLTRAELMAWPERRLSEPVEGNFRVLLERRAGGEPFAYLSGRQAFWSLEVEVTPATLIPRPETELLVELALETLPRDARLRVADLGTGSGVVAAALAGERRQWQLVATDRCPAALAVAGRNFAALGLGNVALVRGDWLAPFAPASCDALIGNPPYVRDDDPHLTRGGLDREPRQALAAGPDGLDAIRAILAGARSVVRPGGLVALEHGYDQGEIVRALFATVGLTRVGTRCDLAGLERVTCGWRPAGDG comes from the coding sequence ATGGCCGCCACCATCGGTCACGCCGTTGCCCAGGGTATCGCTCGCCTCGGTCATCTTCCCGATGTCGATCCGCGCCTGGAGGCCGAACTACTCCTCGGGCTGGCCGCGCAGCTGACGCGTGCCGAGCTCATGGCCTGGCCCGAGCGTCGCCTGTCCGAGCCCGTCGAGGGGAACTTTCGCGTCCTACTCGAGCGTCGTGCCGGCGGCGAGCCGTTCGCCTATCTGAGTGGGCGGCAGGCCTTCTGGAGCCTGGAGGTCGAGGTCACGCCCGCCACACTGATCCCGCGCCCGGAGACCGAGCTGCTCGTCGAACTGGCGCTGGAGACCTTGCCCCGGGACGCTCGGTTGCGCGTCGCCGATCTGGGGACCGGCAGCGGTGTCGTGGCTGCGGCCCTGGCCGGAGAGCGGCGGCAATGGCAATTGGTTGCGACCGATCGCTGCCCGGCGGCCTTGGCAGTCGCCGGCAGGAATTTCGCCGCTCTCGGCCTGGGCAATGTGGCCCTTGTACGCGGCGACTGGCTCGCGCCCTTCGCACCCGCCTCTTGTGACGCCCTTATCGGCAATCCCCCCTACGTGCGCGACGACGACCCGCACTTGACCCGCGGCGGGCTGGATCGCGAACCCCGCCAGGCGCTCGCGGCCGGGCCTGACGGTCTCGATGCGATCCGCGCGATCCTGGCCGGGGCGCGGTCCGTGGTGCGCCCGGGTGGCCTAGTCGCCCTCGAGCACGGCTATGACCAAGGCGAGATCGTGCGCGCTCTGTTCGCCACCGTCGGTTTGACGCGGGTTGGCACGCGATGCGATCTTGCCGGCCTGGAGCGGGTGACCTGCGGGTGGCGACCGGCGGGTGATGGCTGA
- the prfA gene encoding peptide chain release factor 1: MNPSLRSKLERLAERYTEVTALLADPEAHNDQGRFRALSQEYAQIEPVATCFDRYQEIEAEVAGAEELLADPEMAALAREELAAAIERREALEPVLQRLLIPADPNDDRNVFLEVRAGTGGAEAALFAGDLLRMYLRYAEARGWSSELVSESPGEQGGYKEVVTRINGRGVYSRLKFEPGAHRVQRVPETESQGRVHTSACTVAVLPEAELIDEVEIDSNELRIDTYRASGAGGQHVNKTDSAIRITHLPSGIVVECQDERSQHKNRAKAMSLLQAKLLSEARSAQVDAQSQSRRLQVGSGDRSERIRTYNFPQNRLTDHRINLTLYKLDEIMTGQLDQVIEPLLEEYQADQLAAMAEG; the protein is encoded by the coding sequence ATGAACCCCTCTCTCCGCTCCAAACTGGAGCGGCTTGCCGAGCGCTACACCGAGGTCACCGCACTCCTGGCCGATCCGGAGGCGCACAATGATCAGGGTCGTTTCCGCGCCCTCAGCCAGGAATACGCCCAGATCGAGCCGGTCGCCACCTGCTTCGACCGCTACCAGGAGATCGAGGCGGAGGTCGCGGGGGCCGAGGAGCTGCTCGCCGACCCGGAGATGGCGGCCCTGGCGCGCGAGGAGCTGGCCGCGGCCATCGAGCGTCGCGAGGCCCTAGAGCCCGTCTTGCAGCGGCTGTTGATCCCAGCGGATCCCAACGATGACCGCAATGTCTTCTTGGAGGTACGCGCCGGTACCGGTGGTGCCGAGGCGGCCTTGTTCGCCGGCGATCTGTTGCGGATGTATCTACGCTATGCCGAGGCGCGTGGTTGGAGCAGCGAGCTGGTCAGCGAGAGCCCGGGAGAGCAGGGCGGTTACAAGGAGGTCGTCACTCGCATCAACGGGCGCGGCGTCTATTCGCGGCTCAAGTTCGAGCCCGGCGCCCATCGCGTCCAGCGGGTGCCTGAGACCGAGTCGCAGGGCCGTGTCCACACCTCGGCCTGCACGGTCGCCGTATTGCCGGAGGCCGAGTTGATCGACGAGGTCGAGATCGACTCGAACGAGCTGCGCATCGATACTTACCGTGCCTCGGGGGCCGGTGGACAGCACGTCAACAAGACCGACTCGGCGATCCGCATCACCCACCTGCCGAGCGGTATCGTCGTCGAGTGCCAGGACGAGCGCTCGCAGCACAAAAACCGCGCCAAAGCGATGTCGCTGCTCCAGGCCAAACTCCTCTCCGAGGCCCGGTCCGCCCAGGTCGACGCCCAGTCCCAATCACGTCGCCTCCAGGTCGGCAGTGGCGACCGCTCCGAGCGCATCCGCACCTATAATTTTCCGCAGAACCGGCTGACGGACCATCGCATCAACCTGACCCTCTACAAGCTGGACGAGATCATGACGGGCCAGCTCGATCAGGTGATCGAACCATTGCTCGAGGAATACCAGGCCGATCAGCTCGCCGCGATGGCGGAGGGCTGA